The Punica granatum isolate Tunisia-2019 chromosome 4, ASM765513v2, whole genome shotgun sequence genome has a window encoding:
- the LOC116202797 gene encoding uncharacterized protein LOC116202797: MGNCLFGGLGPEADQGGGGGGGGLAKVITSNGGVMEFYAPITAGSITDEFPDHRIFRTHDLFWKPLPHHEDLVAGESYYLLPFSSHSGSIGASKCGQVVREGHVRSNSIPAASGVPPYRMSVEYRGTLKRTYTDVFSRYGNSGNDGGRMWKVRLVISPEQLLEILSHEARTQELIESMRAVAKCGAGGGPIGVLSSSSGGFSDQWSLSSSRNASSKTDGLVVDI, translated from the coding sequence ATGGGAAATTGCCTCTTTGGAGGCTTGGGGCCGGAGGCCGACcaaggtggaggaggaggaggaggagggttGGCCAAAGTAATCACGTCGAACGGCGGTGTGATGGAGTTCTATGCCCCGATCACTGCAGGATCCATCACCGACGAGTTTCCAGACCACAGAATCTTCCGCACCCACGACCTCTTCTGGAAGCCGCTCCCTCACCATGAAGACCTCGTGGCAGGAGAGTCTTATTACTTGCTCCCTTTCAGTAGCCATTCAGGTTCCATTGGTGCTAGTAAGTGCGGCCAAGTCGTGAGAGAAGGCCACGTCCGGTCCAACAGCATTCCTGCGGCCTCTGGGGTCCCGCCCTACAGGATGTCTGTGGAGTACCGGGGCACACTGAAGCGCACATACACAGATGTCTTCTCCAGGTACGGTAATAGTGGCAACGACGGGGGCAGGATGTGGAAAGTGAGGCTTGTGATAAGCCCGGAGCAGTTGCTAGAGATACTGTCGCACGAGGCCCGCACCCAGGAGCTGATAGAGAGCATGAGGGCAGTGGCAAAATGTGGGGCTGGGGGAGGGCCAATAGGCGTGCTGTCCTCGTCTTCCGGGGGTTTCTCCGACCAGTGGAGCCTCTCGAGCAGCAGGAATGCTTCATCCAAGACCGATGGCTTAGTAGTGGATATATGA